From Aythya fuligula isolate bAytFul2 chromosome 20, bAytFul2.pri, whole genome shotgun sequence, a single genomic window includes:
- the HSPB1 gene encoding heat shock protein beta-1 codes for MAERRVPFTFLRSPSWEPFRDWYHGSRLFDQSFGMPHIPEDWYKWPSGSAWPGYFRLLPGESALVPAPGSPYGRALSRQLSSGISEIRQSADSWKVTLDVNHFAPEELVVKTKDNIVEITGKHEEKQDEHGFISRCFTRKYTLPPGVEATAVRSSLSPDGMLTVEAPLPKPAIQSAEITIPVTVESQGKKDEPAKK; via the exons ATGGCTGAGCGCCGCGTGCCCTTCACCTTCCTCcgcagccccagctgggagcCCTTCCGCGACTGGTACCATGGCAGCCGCCTCTTCGACCAGTCCTTCGGGATGCCCCACATCCCCGAGGACTGGTACAAGTGGCCGAGCGGCAGCGCCTGGCCCGGGTATTTCCGTCTGCTGCCCGGGGAGAGCGCCTTGGTGCCGGCGCCGGGCTCGCCCTACGGCCGGGCGCTGAGCCGCCAGCTCAGCAGCGGCATCTCCGAGATCCGCCAAAGCGCCGACAGCTGGAAGGTCACCCTGGACGTCAACCACTTCGCGCCCGAGGAGCTGGTGGTCAAGACCAAGGACAACATCGTGGAGATCACCG GCAAGCACGAGGAGAAACAGGATGAGCACGGCTTCATCTCGCGGTGCTTCACCCGAAAATACAC cctcccccccgGCGTGGAGGCCACGGCCGTGCGGTCCTCGCTGTCCCCCGACGGGATGCTGACGGTGGAGGCGCCCCTGCCCAAGCCGGCCATCCAGTCGGCCGAGATCACCATCCCCGTCACCGTGGAGAGCCAGGGCAAGAAAGACGAGCCGGCCAAGAAGTAG